Proteins found in one Serinicoccus marinus DSM 15273 genomic segment:
- a CDS encoding amino acid ABC transporter permease gives MSAQQVLFDIPGPKARARHLLYGVLGTLVLLGLLVLVLIRMANRGQFEAAKWTPFLESNTWTFYLLPGLLATLQAAAVAVVLSMVFGIALAMLRMSDLAPVRWASGVFVEFFRAVPVLIMMIFTWQMLVKNSTMVRLMDSLGLTGANATFIAVVVGLVLYNASVICEIVRNGVGSLPGGQREAGLSIGLSSAQVRRSILVPQALTSMLPALISQIVVITKDTALGYIITYPELLTMTRRLGSANANTLAAYLVAAVIFILINYAITKLAEWIEGRQRRTRRATPGADAQTQDEEQAGQRAAGAALGAQARAGG, from the coding sequence ATGAGCGCGCAGCAGGTCCTCTTCGACATCCCCGGGCCCAAGGCACGGGCCCGCCACCTCCTCTACGGCGTGCTGGGCACCCTCGTGCTCCTGGGCCTGCTGGTGCTCGTCCTCATCCGGATGGCCAACAGGGGCCAGTTCGAGGCCGCGAAGTGGACGCCGTTCCTGGAGAGCAACACCTGGACCTTCTACCTCCTCCCCGGGCTGCTGGCCACCCTGCAGGCGGCCGCGGTGGCCGTCGTGCTGTCCATGGTGTTCGGCATCGCCCTGGCCATGCTGCGCATGTCGGACCTCGCCCCCGTGCGGTGGGCCAGCGGCGTCTTCGTCGAGTTCTTCCGGGCCGTCCCCGTGCTCATCATGATGATCTTCACGTGGCAGATGCTGGTGAAGAACTCCACGATGGTCCGCCTCATGGACTCCCTGGGGCTCACCGGGGCCAACGCGACCTTCATCGCCGTCGTCGTCGGACTCGTGCTCTACAACGCCTCGGTCATCTGCGAGATCGTCCGCAACGGCGTGGGCTCGCTGCCGGGCGGCCAGCGCGAGGCGGGGCTGTCCATCGGCCTGAGCTCGGCCCAGGTGCGCCGCTCGATCCTCGTGCCGCAGGCCCTCACCTCGATGCTGCCCGCGCTCATCAGCCAGATCGTCGTCATCACCAAGGACACGGCGCTCGGCTACATCATCACCTACCCCGAGCTGCTGACCATGACCCGGCGGCTGGGCTCGGCCAACGCCAACACCCTGGCCGCCTACCTCGTCGCCGCCGTCATCTTCATCCTCATCAACTACGCGATCACCAAGCTCGCCGAGTGGATCGAGGGCCGCCAGCGGCGCACGCGCCGCGCCACCCCCGGCGCCGACGCCCAGACCCAGGACGAGGAGCAGGCCGGCCAGCGCGCGGCCGGTGCCGCGCTCGGAGCCCAGGCCAGAGCCGGCGGCTGA
- a CDS encoding MEDS domain-containing protein, which translates to MSFHGLEVDPGTHLCCMYRGGAQGDELRGPYGAEGLQAGHTCCVAVSDHNPDRVQSLARGDWPSQLIVRTAGDQEFTKDNFDIDEILTCWDTTVRTALDDHGAPFVRLSAEATWWLTQLPSIADLEELAESGCR; encoded by the coding sequence ATGAGTTTCCATGGACTCGAAGTCGATCCCGGGACGCATCTGTGCTGCATGTACCGAGGCGGCGCTCAGGGGGACGAACTGCGAGGTCCCTACGGTGCAGAGGGGCTCCAGGCGGGGCACACGTGCTGTGTCGCCGTGAGCGACCACAACCCTGATCGGGTCCAGTCCCTGGCGCGTGGGGACTGGCCCAGCCAGCTGATCGTGCGAACGGCGGGGGATCAGGAGTTCACGAAGGACAACTTCGACATCGACGAGATTCTCACCTGCTGGGACACGACTGTCCGTACGGCTCTGGACGATCACGGCGCGCCCTTCGTCCGCCTCAGCGCGGAAGCCACCTGGTGGCTCACACAGCTACCGTCCATCGCGGACCTGGAGGAGCTGGCCGAGTCAGGGTGCCGGTAG
- a CDS encoding glutathione-independent formaldehyde dehydrogenase translates to MKAVVYQGPKDVAVTDVPDAEIERPTDVLVKVTTTNICGSDLHMYEGRTSFEKGRTFGHENMGEVVEVGTGVEKVKVGDRVVLPFNISCGFCKNCERGLTNYCLTTQPDPSAAGAAYGFAEMGPYGGGQAELLRVPFGDHNALRLGEDAQDKENDYVMLSDIFPTGYHATEMAGVIPGDSVVIAGAGPVGLMAALSATIKGAAKVMVVDRHPDRLALAEQIGAIAIDDSKVDPVQAVLDETMGLGADRGCECVGYQAHDPEGNEDPAATLNMLINSVRFTGGIGTVGVFVPEDPGAKGGLAKQGKAAIDFGTHWFKGQTMGNGQCPVKRYNRRLRDLIAADKAKPSWIVSHEISLDQAADAYRNFDSRSEGWTKVVIKPGMSNGKKAN, encoded by the coding sequence ATGAAGGCTGTCGTCTATCAGGGACCCAAAGATGTCGCGGTCACGGACGTTCCGGACGCGGAGATCGAGCGGCCCACCGATGTGCTGGTCAAGGTCACAACGACCAACATCTGCGGCTCTGACCTGCACATGTACGAGGGGCGGACCTCCTTCGAGAAGGGCCGGACGTTCGGTCACGAGAACATGGGGGAGGTGGTGGAGGTCGGCACCGGAGTAGAGAAGGTCAAGGTGGGCGACCGGGTCGTGCTGCCCTTCAACATCTCGTGCGGGTTCTGCAAGAACTGCGAGCGCGGGCTCACGAACTACTGCCTGACCACCCAGCCTGACCCGTCGGCCGCCGGTGCGGCCTACGGCTTCGCCGAAATGGGCCCGTACGGCGGTGGGCAGGCAGAACTGCTCCGGGTGCCCTTCGGCGACCACAACGCGCTGCGCCTGGGTGAAGACGCGCAGGACAAGGAGAACGACTACGTCATGCTCTCCGACATCTTCCCCACCGGCTACCACGCCACCGAGATGGCCGGCGTGATCCCGGGCGACAGCGTCGTGATCGCCGGGGCCGGCCCCGTGGGACTGATGGCCGCCCTGTCCGCGACGATCAAGGGCGCCGCGAAGGTGATGGTGGTCGATCGCCACCCCGACCGGCTCGCGCTGGCCGAGCAGATCGGAGCGATCGCCATCGACGACTCCAAGGTCGACCCCGTGCAGGCTGTGCTGGACGAGACCATGGGGCTCGGAGCCGACCGTGGCTGCGAGTGTGTCGGCTACCAGGCCCACGACCCTGAGGGCAACGAAGACCCGGCTGCCACCTTGAACATGCTCATCAACTCGGTCCGGTTCACCGGCGGGATCGGCACCGTCGGCGTGTTCGTCCCCGAGGACCCGGGGGCCAAGGGCGGATTGGCCAAGCAGGGCAAGGCGGCCATCGACTTCGGCACCCACTGGTTCAAGGGACAGACCATGGGCAACGGTCAGTGCCCGGTCAAGAGGTACAACCGCCGGCTGCGAGACCTCATCGCGGCCGACAAGGCGAAGCCGTCCTGGATCGTCTCCCACGAGATCTCGCTGGATCAGGCTGCCGACGCCTACAGGAACTTCGACTCCAGGTCCGAGGGTTGGACCAAGGTCGTCATCAAGCCCGGCATGTCAAACGGAAAGAAGGCAAACTGA
- a CDS encoding type 1 glutamine amidotransferase domain-containing protein: MAADLQGKRVAILAADGVERVELEQPREVLDRAGAQTEVLSIHDGEIKARKNDLDEAGTFTVDGLVADASVGDYDALLLPGGTVNPDQLRVDEGAVSFVRGFVESGKPVAAICHGPWTLIEAGVAAGRTLTSYPSIRTDLRNAGADVVDQDVVIDKNLITSRSPEDLPAFSEAIVSQLAGTTTQEEEKS, translated from the coding sequence ATGGCAGCAGATCTTCAGGGCAAGAGGGTCGCGATCCTCGCCGCCGACGGCGTCGAACGCGTTGAGCTCGAGCAACCCCGCGAAGTACTGGACCGCGCGGGCGCTCAGACCGAGGTCCTCTCGATCCACGACGGCGAGATCAAGGCCCGTAAGAACGACCTGGATGAAGCGGGCACGTTCACCGTCGACGGGCTGGTCGCCGACGCCTCGGTGGGCGACTACGACGCCCTGCTGCTTCCCGGCGGCACGGTGAACCCCGACCAGCTCCGGGTCGACGAGGGCGCCGTTTCCTTCGTCCGCGGCTTCGTCGAGAGCGGCAAGCCAGTGGCGGCGATCTGTCACGGGCCGTGGACGTTGATCGAGGCCGGCGTGGCCGCGGGTCGCACCCTGACGTCGTACCCGAGCATCCGCACCGACCTGCGCAACGCCGGCGCCGACGTCGTCGACCAGGACGTGGTGATCGACAAGAATCTCATCACCAGCCGCTCGCCGGAGGACCTGCCGGCGTTCTCCGAGGCGATCGTGTCGCAACTCGCGGGCACCACGACACAGGAAGAGGAGAAGTCATGA
- a CDS encoding putative quinol monooxygenase, producing MSVTKGLLVRFDALPGKEDDVKEFLDSGRALVDDEQATTAWFAIRLGPTSFGIFDVFPDDAGRDAHLSGPVAVALGEQTGTLFSEPTIEKLDVLGSKLPA from the coding sequence ATGAGTGTGACCAAGGGACTGCTGGTCAGGTTTGACGCGTTGCCCGGCAAGGAGGACGACGTGAAGGAGTTCCTGGACAGCGGCCGTGCGCTTGTCGATGACGAGCAGGCGACCACCGCGTGGTTCGCGATCCGCCTCGGGCCGACCTCGTTCGGAATCTTCGACGTGTTCCCCGATGACGCCGGACGTGACGCCCACCTGTCCGGCCCTGTTGCGGTAGCTCTCGGCGAGCAGACCGGCACGTTGTTCTCCGAACCCACGATCGAGAAGCTCGACGTACTGGGCTCCAAGCTCCCCGCCTGA